In Clostridium sp. JN-1, one genomic interval encodes:
- a CDS encoding Crp/Fnr family transcriptional regulator has protein sequence MFEEYIHILSKSIIFENIDENSISLMLNCINPKIDNFKKGNLIAISGSKFESVAIILHGKAAVVKEGASGNRMFMITLNPGDIFGEMAVFSRKSILPATVEAQEDCIILFLPGKKIISQCCKACTWHHTLISNILMIISDRALKLNKHIEYLNIKSIRAKISTLLIEQYKKSENDTFKLPLKRNELADFLNVSRPSLSREMCHMRDEGLIDFHRSSIHIKNVELLKTMAE, from the coding sequence ATGTTTGAAGAATATATCCACATATTATCGAAGTCCATCATATTTGAGAATATAGATGAAAATAGTATAAGCTTAATGTTGAATTGTATTAATCCTAAAATAGATAACTTTAAAAAAGGTAATTTGATTGCCATAAGTGGAAGCAAATTTGAAAGTGTTGCTATTATATTACATGGAAAAGCTGCTGTAGTTAAAGAAGGTGCTTCAGGAAACAGAATGTTTATGATAACTTTAAACCCAGGTGATATCTTTGGTGAAATGGCTGTTTTTTCAAGAAAATCTATACTTCCTGCAACAGTTGAAGCTCAAGAGGATTGTATTATTTTATTTTTGCCAGGCAAAAAAATAATAAGTCAATGCTGCAAAGCATGTACATGGCATCATACACTTATAAGCAACATACTTATGATTATATCTGATAGAGCATTAAAACTCAATAAACACATTGAATATTTAAATATCAAGAGTATAAGAGCTAAAATAAGTACTCTTTTAATTGAGCAATATAAAAAGTCTGAAAATGATACTTTCAAACTTCCATTGAAACGAAACGAACTTGCAGATTTTTTAAATGTATCAAGACCATCACTTTCAAGAGAGATGTGTCATATGAGAGATGAAGGACTCATTGACTTTCATAGATCATCAATTCATATTAAAAATGTAGAATTATTAAAAACTATGGCTGAATAA
- a CDS encoding flavodoxin, producing MKKVNIIYWSGTGNTEAMASLISEGAKEKGADVALLNVAEASNDDITDADIVALGSPAMGDEVIEESEMEPFIESAADVLKGKKVALFGSYGWGSGQWMEDWTQKMEQDYGADVINDGLIVNEAPEGEAEEECRDFGRDLAN from the coding sequence GTGAAAAAAGTAAATATAATTTATTGGTCAGGCACAGGAAATACTGAAGCTATGGCTTCATTAATATCAGAAGGAGCAAAAGAAAAAGGAGCAGATGTTGCGCTGTTAAATGTTGCTGAAGCATCAAATGATGATATAACTGACGCAGATATAGTAGCTCTAGGTTCTCCAGCAATGGGGGATGAAGTTATAGAAGAGTCTGAAATGGAACCTTTTATTGAATCGGCTGCAGATGTTTTAAAAGGCAAAAAAGTTGCACTATTTGGTTCATATGGCTGGGGAAGCGGTCAGTGGATGGAAGACTGGACTCAAAAAATGGAACAAGATTATGGTGCAGATGTAATAAATGATGGATTAATTGTAAATGAGGCTCCAGAAGGTGAGGCTGAGGAAGAATGCAGAGACTTTGGTAGGGATTTAGCCAATTAA
- a CDS encoding sulfite exporter TauE/SafE family protein yields the protein MNLVFHLLAICIGVVTGGITSLIGASGVMVIVPILTMLFKVSVHTAIGTSLFVDVIASLTVAYSYYKHGNIELKSGMWIALTSIIGAQLGASLASKMGESKLSSWFGVILVIAGLSMIRKSFKEKSDSSDNLNKHIEFKKEWQRILTALIIGLGIGILSGIFGAGGGVMILLALIIIMSFPLHKAIGTSTLIMAITALSSTIGYAARGSIDFVLGILLSIGAVTGGILGSRYANKVNEKTLQKIVGICFTAMGIIMTAIEIIK from the coding sequence ATGAATTTAGTATTTCATTTATTAGCAATATGTATTGGTGTTGTCACTGGTGGTATAACAAGTCTTATAGGTGCTAGCGGAGTTATGGTTATAGTTCCTATTTTAACTATGCTCTTTAAAGTTAGCGTTCATACCGCAATAGGTACAAGTCTTTTTGTAGATGTTATAGCTTCTTTAACGGTAGCTTATTCTTACTACAAACACGGTAATATAGAACTTAAGTCAGGTATGTGGATAGCTTTAACTTCTATCATTGGAGCTCAATTAGGTGCATCGCTTGCAAGTAAAATGGGAGAAAGTAAACTGTCCTCCTGGTTTGGAGTTATATTAGTTATTGCAGGTTTATCAATGATTCGTAAGAGCTTTAAAGAAAAAAGTGATTCATCGGATAATTTAAATAAACATATTGAATTTAAAAAGGAATGGCAAAGAATATTAACAGCTTTAATTATAGGATTAGGTATAGGAATATTAAGTGGAATATTCGGAGCTGGCGGTGGAGTTATGATACTTCTAGCTCTAATAATAATAATGTCATTTCCACTTCATAAGGCTATAGGTACTTCTACTCTTATAATGGCTATAACAGCACTTTCCTCTACTATCGGTTATGCAGCTAGAGGCAGCATAGACTTTGTATTGGGAATCTTATTATCTATAGGTGCAGTAACTGGCGGAATCTTGGGTTCTCGTTATGCCAATAAGGTTAATGAAAAGACATTACAAAAGATTGTAGGTATATGCTTTACGGCGATGGGTATAATTATGACTGCAATAGAAATAATAAAGTAA
- a CDS encoding TetR/AcrR family transcriptional regulator has translation MPKIIKDVEKTIRNCAIKLFVEFSYVNVDMKMISKKSGVAVGTLYNYYKNKKQLYLSILKESWGNTFNKLDSINTLDVSSEEKLRKFIKTLYEDIESRNGLGKALINTSADELKNDKEINDLKNRLILRIENLFKCLNKVDTLNTCSKIDTRLAESLLVSILMMLEFHPNDKEDNINFLDKLINLSIK, from the coding sequence ATGCCAAAGATAATAAAAGATGTTGAGAAAACTATTAGGAATTGTGCTATTAAATTGTTTGTTGAGTTTAGCTATGTTAATGTTGATATGAAAATGATATCTAAAAAATCTGGAGTAGCTGTTGGGACTTTATACAATTACTATAAAAATAAGAAGCAGCTTTATCTAAGTATACTTAAAGAGAGCTGGGGAAATACATTTAATAAGCTTGATTCTATAAATACACTTGACGTTTCTTCGGAAGAAAAACTTAGAAAATTCATAAAGACACTTTATGAAGATATTGAATCAAGAAATGGTTTAGGGAAAGCTTTAATAAATACTTCAGCAGATGAACTTAAAAATGATAAAGAGATTAATGACTTAAAAAATAGATTAATTTTAAGAATAGAAAACCTCTTTAAATGTCTTAACAAAGTAGATACTCTTAATACATGTTCCAAGATTGATACTAGATTAGCAGAATCTTTATTAGTATCTATATTAATGATGTTAGAATTTCATCCAAATGATAAAGAAGACAATATTAACTTTTTAGATAAACTTATAAATTTATCTATAAAATAG
- a CDS encoding multicopper oxidase domain-containing protein: MSIHLEPILIPKYINQLKIPPVYYPEVIRDTNTGDIISYNYVVTISQFKQSILPRGFPKTTVWGYGGRVINNLSCKSFYNYRSSPGPTFEAVRGIPINVQWINDLSKSNRIVPHIHGGENHSIFDGHPKAWFTKGEYVTGSQFVTSNYNYPNEQEAATLWYHDYTFVIARLNVLMGLSGFYIVRDPANKLESRRNCLPARRYDIPIVIQDRSFNVDGSFDFPGAKVNQKVHSYWNPRFFGDTIMVNGKVWPNLNVKKHEYRFRLLNGSNARFYKLQFSSGMSFIQIASDGGYLREPVRLTSLLLAPGERAEIIVNFSSLRPGSKIILENHANAPFPNGTPPDHETVGQVMQFTVMNSVCRKPNNLPERLNQIPKLITDSPKRILVLFKVTGDNGSVQVLLNGQTGESPVFERLVVGSTEEWEIINLTEDTHPIHLHLVQFQVLNRQNFNKKVYTNDWIKENGDLQLDHSAKNISVEKYLEGEPRKPQKNELGWKDTVRVNPGEVTRIVIRFAPQDVDPRYVKPRENLYPFNPTTGPGYAWHCHNLDHKNNDIMRPHKLID, translated from the coding sequence ATGAGTATTCATCTTGAACCTATATTGATTCCTAAATATATTAATCAGTTAAAAATTCCTCCAGTATATTATCCAGAAGTCATAAGAGATACGAATACAGGGGATATAATAAGTTATAATTATGTAGTTACTATAAGTCAATTTAAGCAGTCTATCTTGCCAAGGGGGTTTCCGAAAACTACAGTTTGGGGATATGGAGGAAGAGTAATAAATAATTTAAGTTGTAAAAGTTTCTATAATTATAGAAGTTCACCGGGCCCAACATTTGAAGCTGTAAGGGGAATACCAATCAATGTTCAATGGATAAATGACTTAAGTAAATCCAATCGAATAGTTCCGCATATTCATGGTGGGGAGAATCATTCTATTTTTGATGGACACCCTAAGGCATGGTTTACCAAGGGTGAATATGTAACAGGATCTCAATTTGTAACTTCAAATTATAATTATCCAAATGAACAGGAAGCTGCAACACTATGGTATCATGATTATACATTTGTTATAGCTAGATTAAATGTTTTGATGGGGCTTTCAGGTTTCTATATAGTAAGAGATCCAGCAAATAAACTAGAAAGTAGAAGAAATTGCTTGCCAGCTAGAAGGTATGATATACCAATTGTAATTCAAGATAGATCTTTTAATGTAGATGGTTCATTTGACTTCCCAGGCGCTAAAGTGAACCAAAAAGTTCATTCTTATTGGAATCCAAGGTTTTTTGGAGATACAATTATGGTTAATGGCAAAGTATGGCCAAACTTGAATGTTAAAAAACATGAGTATCGTTTTAGATTATTAAATGGTTCTAATGCTAGATTCTATAAATTGCAATTTTCAAGTGGTATGTCATTTATTCAAATTGCTAGTGACGGCGGCTACTTGAGAGAGCCTGTAAGACTTACTTCGCTGCTCCTTGCACCAGGTGAACGTGCAGAGATTATTGTAAACTTTTCCTCATTAAGACCTGGAAGTAAAATAATTTTAGAAAATCATGCAAATGCGCCTTTCCCAAATGGAACTCCACCAGATCATGAAACAGTTGGACAGGTAATGCAATTTACTGTGATGAATTCAGTTTGCAGGAAACCAAATAATTTGCCAGAGAGACTAAATCAAATACCAAAACTTATAACTGATTCACCTAAAAGAATATTAGTATTATTTAAAGTCACGGGTGATAACGGTTCTGTACAAGTTTTACTAAATGGTCAAACAGGAGAATCGCCTGTTTTTGAACGTCTGGTAGTTGGATCTACAGAAGAATGGGAAATTATAAATCTTACAGAAGATACACATCCGATACATTTACATTTAGTTCAATTTCAAGTTTTAAATAGACAAAATTTTAATAAAAAAGTCTACACAAATGACTGGATAAAGGAAAATGGTGATCTACAATTAGATCATTCAGCTAAAAATATTTCAGTTGAAAAATATCTTGAAGGTGAACCAAGAAAGCCGCAAAAAAATGAATTAGGTTGGAAAGATACAGTTAGGGTTAACCCGGGAGAGGTAACAAGGATAGTAATAAGATTTGCACCTCAGGATGTTGATCCTAGATATGTTAAACCAAGAGAAAATTTATATCCTTTTAATCCTACAACAGGACCTGGATATGCATGGCATTGCCATAATTTAGATCATAAAAATAATGACATAATGAGACCTCATAAGTTAATTGATTAA
- a CDS encoding DUF3793 family protein, which produces MNNNILNFIENREDKEYMVNLITYAISPTISGYKPSTIITISNKYKSMYDLWSKYGSEYLNEINLNVYEIKSEPNLKILMFYNEKLLSKTIFEEDNIKFLMKFGYSSSMSLNECLNLLKLRYLECACPHEIGIFLGIPIKDVEDFINYNGSGCIYCGYWKVYHDSKVALETFENYDRSKDITVKLLERKTDLRMIVKTLCSHTIKI; this is translated from the coding sequence ATGAACAATAATATATTAAATTTTATTGAAAATCGAGAAGACAAAGAATATATGGTAAATCTTATTACGTATGCTATATCGCCTACAATATCAGGGTATAAGCCATCAACTATAATTACAATTTCCAATAAGTACAAATCCATGTATGATTTATGGAGTAAATATGGCAGCGAATATTTAAATGAGATAAATTTAAATGTTTATGAAATTAAATCGGAGCCCAATTTAAAAATATTAATGTTTTATAATGAGAAACTATTATCTAAAACTATATTTGAAGAAGATAATATTAAGTTTTTAATGAAATTTGGATATTCTAGTTCAATGTCGCTGAATGAATGTTTGAATTTATTGAAGTTAAGGTATCTTGAATGTGCATGTCCTCATGAAATAGGTATATTTTTAGGAATCCCTATTAAAGATGTAGAGGATTTTATAAATTATAATGGCAGTGGATGTATATACTGTGGATATTGGAAGGTTTATCACGATAGTAAAGTTGCCTTAGAGACTTTTGAAAATTATGATCGTTCTAAAGATATAACAGTGAAACTTCTTGAGAGAAAAACTGATTTGAGGATGATTGTAAAGACATTGTGTTCACATACAATTAAAATATAA
- a CDS encoding PTS lactose/cellobiose transporter subunit IIA, which produces MMIDKNVKSKENETSINEDEYLTAFQLISVAGDARSNAMEAIQKAREFKFDEAEDLLKKSNETFIKSHDIQTSLLTNEANGKKNNINIILIHALDHLTMATIAIDGAKELISLYKMIYNLKSK; this is translated from the coding sequence ATGATGATTGATAAAAATGTAAAAAGCAAAGAAAACGAAACAAGTATAAATGAAGATGAATATCTAACAGCCTTTCAGCTAATTTCAGTTGCTGGTGATGCGAGAAGCAATGCTATGGAGGCTATTCAAAAAGCTAGAGAGTTTAAGTTTGATGAAGCTGAAGACTTATTAAAAAAATCAAATGAAACCTTTATCAAGTCTCATGATATTCAGACAAGTTTATTAACAAATGAGGCAAATGGTAAAAAAAATAATATTAATATCATATTAATTCACGCATTAGATCACTTGACAATGGCTACCATAGCCATTGATGGTGCAAAAGAATTAATATCACTTTATAAAATGATTTATAATCTAAAAAGCAAATAA
- a CDS encoding PTS sugar transporter subunit IIB, giving the protein MTKKTIMLVCTHGMSTSILVRKMREAAEKNCIDAEIFAEPMSNAGLSLETKDIDVILLGPQIKYAKEQFEEKVKGTKTKVAVINMEDYGMMRGNEILKKALEL; this is encoded by the coding sequence ATGACAAAAAAAACTATTATGTTGGTTTGTACCCATGGAATGAGTACAAGCATATTAGTAAGAAAGATGCGGGAAGCTGCTGAAAAGAATTGCATAGATGCTGAAATTTTTGCTGAACCTATGTCCAATGCCGGTTTAAGTTTAGAGACAAAAGATATAGATGTAATTCTCCTCGGTCCGCAAATTAAATATGCAAAAGAGCAATTTGAAGAAAAAGTTAAAGGAACGAAAACAAAAGTTGCAGTTATTAATATGGAAGATTACGGAATGATGCGAGGCAATGAGATTCTAAAAAAGGCATTAGAACTTTAA
- a CDS encoding BglG family transcription antiterminator, which produces MSLLTNRQKQILLFLTKFKGILTAKWISKELGVSDKTVRNEIKVLQGESQKIGAKIQSISGKGYKLEIINAEQFLKFYCQSFDKDGDISNDFTDKNDRVNYIIKRFLLAKGYIKMEDLEDEMFVSKSTLQKDLKIVRQIMGTYKLKIINRPYYGTEIEGNEYMKRMCLSNLLLDNSANMVTEYNKLQSYDKDLFIKTKDILIKKVKSYQIEISDVSLDNLAKHIAIACKRIKEGFIIEPLNTHSNIEYTFEKNVAKEIVKEVESYTNLEFLETEIDYITVHLLCTKLFSEKAYIEYSGEVGKIVDNIIDQLREEFHWDFRNDLEFIQGLTLHLRPAINRILFHFNIKNPLLYEIELKCPSAFEGAIIASKCIESYIHKEVDMNETSYIALHIEVALERMESNKSAKKRVLVVCATGMGSAKILYNRLQKVFGDHVEIADAISCYNLESYNLSKIDMIISTIPIEDNCGIPVQKVDIFLSDKDVKEIKEKLFSNKIDMHLLLNSSRVFIHKNINNKESVIQYLCSKLEKQGLVSHNYESLVLERENVATTSFTNLVALPHPMKFGTSETFWTICTLKNPIQWDEQRKVQFVCLLNIRKGYTGDLNQVYQQLIDIIEDKTVVQKLIECNSPKELIQLMCEY; this is translated from the coding sequence TTGTCTCTGCTAACAAATCGACAAAAACAAATTTTATTATTTTTAACTAAGTTTAAAGGGATACTGACTGCTAAATGGATATCTAAAGAATTAGGGGTTAGCGACAAAACAGTTAGAAATGAGATAAAAGTATTACAAGGTGAAAGTCAAAAAATAGGCGCTAAAATTCAATCAATTAGTGGAAAAGGTTATAAATTAGAAATCATTAATGCAGAACAATTTCTGAAATTTTACTGTCAGTCATTTGATAAGGACGGAGATATTTCCAATGACTTTACTGATAAAAATGACCGTGTTAATTATATTATCAAGCGTTTTTTATTGGCAAAGGGTTACATAAAGATGGAAGACCTTGAAGATGAAATGTTTGTTTCTAAATCAACATTACAAAAGGACTTAAAAATAGTCCGACAAATAATGGGTACATATAAATTAAAAATTATTAATCGCCCCTACTATGGAACAGAAATTGAAGGGAACGAATACATGAAAAGAATGTGTCTATCTAACTTACTTCTTGATAATAGTGCAAATATGGTTACAGAATATAATAAACTCCAATCATATGATAAAGATTTGTTCATTAAAACTAAAGATATTCTTATAAAAAAGGTAAAAAGTTATCAAATAGAAATTTCAGATGTTTCATTGGATAATTTGGCTAAACATATTGCAATAGCTTGTAAAAGAATTAAAGAAGGGTTTATTATTGAACCATTAAATACTCATTCAAATATAGAGTATACTTTTGAAAAAAATGTGGCTAAAGAAATTGTAAAAGAAGTAGAAAGCTATACAAATTTAGAATTTCTAGAAACAGAGATTGACTATATCACTGTTCATTTGCTTTGCACGAAACTGTTCTCAGAAAAAGCATATATTGAATATAGCGGCGAGGTAGGTAAAATTGTAGATAATATTATAGACCAATTAAGAGAAGAATTTCATTGGGATTTCCGCAATGACCTTGAATTTATTCAAGGGCTAACACTACATCTTCGTCCAGCAATAAATCGTATATTATTTCATTTCAATATAAAAAATCCTCTTTTGTATGAAATTGAATTAAAATGTCCTAGTGCATTTGAAGGAGCAATTATTGCTAGTAAATGTATTGAATCATACATTCATAAAGAGGTGGATATGAATGAGACTTCATATATTGCACTTCATATTGAGGTAGCATTAGAGCGGATGGAGAGCAATAAAAGTGCTAAAAAAAGAGTCCTGGTTGTTTGTGCAACTGGTATGGGAAGTGCAAAAATACTTTACAATCGATTGCAAAAAGTATTTGGAGATCATGTTGAAATAGCTGATGCAATTAGCTGCTATAATCTTGAATCATATAACTTATCAAAGATTGATATGATTATCAGTACTATTCCAATCGAGGATAATTGTGGAATACCTGTCCAAAAAGTTGATATCTTTTTATCAGATAAAGATGTAAAGGAAATAAAAGAAAAGTTGTTTTCAAATAAAATTGATATGCATTTGCTTTTAAATTCATCAAGGGTATTTATCCATAAAAATATAAATAATAAAGAAAGTGTAATTCAATATTTGTGCAGCAAATTAGAAAAGCAGGGTCTGGTTTCACATAATTATGAGAGCCTTGTTTTAGAAAGAGAAAATGTAGCGACAACAAGTTTTACAAACTTGGTAGCTCTCCCTCACCCTATGAAATTTGGTACAAGCGAAACATTTTGGACGATTTGCACATTGAAAAATCCGATTCAATGGGATGAGCAAAGAAAAGTTCAATTTGTTTGCTTGTTAAATATAAGGAAAGGATATACGGGTGATTTAAACCAAGTGTATCAACAGTTAATCGATATTATTGAAGATAAAACGGTTGTGCAGAAATTAATTGAATGTAATTCACCGAAAGAATTAATTCAATTAATGTGTGAATATTAA
- a CDS encoding 6-phospho-beta-glucosidase, with translation MQNNKFSKEFLWGGAAAAHQLEGGWNLGDKGVSVADLMTAGDVHTSRRITPGVLDNEYYPNHEAVDFYHHYKEDIELFAEMGFKCFRTSISWSRIFPNGDDEEPNEEGLKFYDNIFDQLLKYGIEPIITLSHFEMPYNLAHKYGGFRNKKLINYFTRFAEVVFERYKDKVKYWMTFNEINNQMNTSDNFDSFTNSGILYKSGENKTEAMYQASLNELIASAKAVILGHKINSNYKIGCMMSFIPIYPVTCKPEDVFLSLQKMHNRYFYSDIHVRGEIPVYVLKEWERERYHIDYTPEDLEILRAGTVDFIGMSYYKSKTISSTSIDKSYNSGEFEHEVKNPYLKASDWGWQIDPIGLRYALNLLNERYGKPIFIVENGLGAYDKKNADNEINDDYRIEYLRSHIIEMKKAIALDGVNVIGYTPWSAIDLVSSGTGEFEKRYGFIYVDKNNEGKGTLKRYRKKSFYWYKNVIESNGKNLYSY, from the coding sequence ATGCAGAATAACAAGTTTTCAAAAGAATTTTTATGGGGTGGAGCTGCAGCTGCTCATCAATTAGAAGGTGGATGGAATTTAGGAGATAAAGGTGTCAGTGTAGCAGATTTAATGACAGCAGGGGATGTTCATACAAGCAGAAGAATCACTCCCGGAGTATTAGATAATGAATATTATCCTAATCATGAAGCAGTGGATTTTTATCATCATTATAAAGAAGACATCGAATTATTTGCTGAAATGGGATTTAAGTGCTTCAGAACCTCTATTTCATGGTCCAGAATATTTCCTAATGGTGATGATGAGGAACCAAATGAGGAAGGGTTGAAATTTTACGACAATATTTTTGACCAATTATTAAAATATGGAATAGAACCTATTATAACACTTTCTCATTTTGAAATGCCATATAATTTGGCTCACAAATATGGAGGGTTCAGAAATAAAAAATTAATTAATTATTTTACTAGATTTGCGGAAGTTGTTTTTGAAAGATATAAAGATAAAGTTAAATACTGGATGACATTTAATGAAATTAATAATCAAATGAACACATCAGATAATTTTGATAGCTTCACCAACTCAGGAATTTTATATAAAAGTGGAGAAAATAAAACCGAAGCGATGTATCAGGCATCACTTAATGAATTAATAGCTAGTGCAAAAGCAGTTATATTAGGACATAAGATTAATTCTAATTATAAAATTGGGTGCATGATGAGTTTTATACCAATTTATCCGGTGACTTGCAAACCCGAAGATGTCTTTTTATCATTGCAGAAGATGCATAATCGATATTTCTATAGTGATATCCATGTGCGTGGAGAAATACCAGTATATGTACTAAAAGAATGGGAAAGAGAGAGATATCATATTGACTATACACCTGAAGACTTGGAAATTCTCAGAGCTGGTACGGTGGATTTTATAGGGATGAGTTACTATAAATCCAAAACAATTTCCAGTACATCAATAGATAAAAGTTACAATTCTGGCGAATTTGAACATGAGGTTAAAAATCCGTACTTAAAAGCTAGTGATTGGGGATGGCAAATAGATCCGATTGGCTTGAGGTATGCATTAAATTTATTAAATGAGAGATATGGTAAACCTATATTTATCGTTGAAAATGGATTGGGTGCATATGATAAAAAAAATGCAGACAATGAAATCAATGATGATTATAGAATAGAATATTTGAGAAGTCATATCATAGAGATGAAAAAAGCCATTGCTTTAGATGGGGTAAACGTGATTGGCTATACACCTTGGAGTGCAATAGACTTAGTCAGTTCAGGAACAGGTGAATTCGAAAAAAGATATGGTTTCATTTATGTTGATAAAAATAATGAAGGAAAGGGTACATTAAAAAGATATAGGAAAAAAAGCTTTTATTGGTACAAAAATGTAATAGAATCAAACGGTAAAAACTTGTATAGTTATTAG
- a CDS encoding OsmC family protein → MALTTIKAAVQKKNGISVEAQSGEFKVLIDQPIESGGTNTGMNPAQLLLCALGGCQAISTASSASKYGVNIEDLSIELEGDIDPNASMSSSNSRPGYQDIRFNVHIKTNSPESKVIELIRSVEKKYPMGDSIANGVPIEPAEITIERQVQYTGV, encoded by the coding sequence ATGGCATTAACAACTATAAAAGCAGCAGTTCAAAAAAAGAATGGAATATCAGTAGAAGCACAATCTGGTGAATTTAAAGTTTTAATAGATCAGCCAATAGAATCCGGCGGAACAAATACAGGTATGAATCCTGCACAACTTTTGCTTTGTGCACTAGGAGGCTGCCAAGCAATATCCACGGCATCGTCTGCAAGCAAATATGGAGTAAATATAGAAGACTTATCAATTGAACTTGAAGGTGATATAGACCCAAATGCTTCTATGAGTTCTTCTAATTCAAGACCTGGGTATCAAGATATAAGATTTAATGTTCACATAAAAACCAATTCTCCAGAAAGTAAAGTAATAGAACTTATTAGATCTGTTGAAAAAAAATACCCAATGGGAGACAGCATAGCAAATGGCGTTCCAATAGAACCAGCTGAAATTACAATAGAAAGGCAAGTACAATATACAGGTGTATAA
- a CDS encoding PTS transporter subunit EIIC: MKAPTKFIENKIVPSVSKVTNFKYFVALRSGFLSIMSLTLIGSIFVLILNFPIKGYSDFMNNIFGKNWSPLLSQATSATYDIFGVMTAATFAYYLAKEYKMNELQNLILAIVAYIVITPKSIILKSGEVVTGVLPFAWLGTKGVITALLIGIMTVEINRLCIKKHLVIKLPESVPDAVSQSFSSLIPGLLIVIACLAINQITSMSGSSLHEMIYKLIQTPLQGITGSAGAMIIVAGLNGLFWWFGIHPTVINSLLYPLLNANALENYALFKAGKLTIETGHIGVTQMLDQFATMGGAGCTIGLIISMIFVAKSQRLSTITKLSAVPAMFNINEPVIFGVPIVFNAQMLIPIVLSPIVGVTLPIIAIKTGFMPIFTGVTIPWATPPIISGFLLCGWQGAVVQLVSIILIVMIYYPFVVALDKQYLAEEKKDC; this comes from the coding sequence ATGAAAGCGCCAACAAAATTTATTGAAAACAAAATTGTACCGTCTGTATCAAAAGTAACAAATTTTAAATATTTTGTTGCTTTAAGATCAGGCTTCTTGTCTATTATGTCTTTAACGTTGATAGGATCGATATTTGTGCTAATACTTAATTTTCCTATTAAAGGGTATTCAGATTTTATGAACAATATTTTTGGGAAAAATTGGTCACCGCTTCTTTCCCAAGCGACAAGTGCTACTTATGATATATTTGGAGTTATGACTGCAGCAACATTTGCCTATTATCTCGCAAAAGAATATAAAATGAATGAACTCCAGAATTTGATATTAGCCATAGTTGCATATATTGTTATTACCCCCAAAAGCATTATTTTAAAATCAGGTGAAGTAGTAACAGGGGTTTTGCCTTTTGCTTGGTTGGGCACGAAAGGAGTTATCACAGCATTATTAATAGGAATTATGACAGTTGAGATTAATCGTCTCTGTATTAAAAAACATCTGGTTATTAAACTGCCTGAAAGTGTTCCTGATGCAGTTAGTCAATCATTTAGTTCTTTGATTCCTGGTTTGTTAATTGTTATTGCTTGTTTAGCCATTAACCAAATTACTTCTATGTCTGGATCCTCATTACATGAAATGATCTATAAATTAATACAAACCCCACTGCAAGGGATAACTGGCAGCGCAGGAGCAATGATTATAGTTGCAGGATTAAATGGATTGTTTTGGTGGTTTGGTATACATCCTACAGTCATTAATTCTTTATTATACCCATTGCTTAACGCAAATGCTCTGGAAAACTATGCTTTATTTAAAGCGGGAAAATTAACAATCGAAACCGGTCATATTGGAGTTACTCAAATGTTGGATCAATTTGCAACAATGGGTGGTGCCGGTTGTACAATCGGTTTAATAATATCAATGATTTTTGTAGCAAAATCACAGAGATTGAGCACCATTACGAAGTTAAGCGCAGTTCCAGCTATGTTCAATATAAATGAACCTGTCATATTTGGTGTCCCGATTGTATTTAATGCCCAAATGCTAATACCTATTGTATTGTCACCTATTGTTGGGGTAACTTTACCTATTATTGCCATAAAAACCGGCTTCATGCCAATATTCACCGGCGTTACGATACCATGGGCTACTCCACCAATCATTTCTGGGTTTTTATTATGTGGTTGGCAGGGAGCTGTCGTTCAACTTGTTTCAATAATTCTGATTGTAATGATATATTATCCTTTTGTTGTAGCATTGGATAAGCAATACTTAGCAGAAGAAAAGAAAGATTGCTAA